Proteins encoded by one window of Culicoides brevitarsis isolate CSIRO-B50_1 chromosome 2, AGI_CSIRO_Cbre_v1, whole genome shotgun sequence:
- the LOC134828384 gene encoding uncharacterized protein LOC134828384: MSKTCIVCNSWPEFQRFSENDLFELVSVTSEDTAMLDWLSMNVIYNDIDPSICEAHFLKENFTRDCDERGLPLLQLANNSVTPTFVTYEECLSNNRISSYTDFLLHYHKCLNTQPNWNMEATESEVTFMLKRYEVIIRVKSNMKVIVQEGNSIFEGGSILESNLNNGFAEFWSKMRSLMLFCEENHPLTDVMTRLGATIMLETNDEEMFSSLDDVLCYIKTILDENWLYESVPENNFIVGYQLQSIGIPRISKSIRVNPDFSMIGHVSGEIIGTKNPGTIRFLQSMNQQPIEVVETEDEEANWNVSGVDPSNPDQIQSFEMLVERIGEHILPEWQVVVVDTNLLLYKTDMRTIPKLKTVIRINKNLNCSMFVNETGIVMSSIIPGFEESILTFTTLELLMGEQIELSTSTDDIVAPEIEEGEILQEKRRNDFQEDEPASKRQCPDGDSDVEIITDDPLAIVEPPKLRKKSLPEPSSSLKCPECGEVKANSSALARHVIKHQTEFECQLCGIVFSTPQELRSHMDSTHSTTVYFKCRHCQRTFALEKDLKTHINAEHSVNELCPICDAPFKSMENMYEHIKDTHRIRDPEGRSICPICRSAYKHSYTMNRHFRDCHINYPHFKHLKCRFDESPLVTCRLCGLQNEQYSFMMRHMKLHFPQKRKKRTVVTFEQIPVEEEGEICSEIIENNEIYDEIITGDDFHEDFNSINDQQNYLEEGEIQNYDQEVEFQCPNSGCSFTSNSKEALVIHSKCHKNLNLSLHDEAEVINLSDDEDSSKKEKEKPYHCTVCPYKGATYANLAQHQGYHKSNFQCDICERYFPSKFLLTRHRKIHAGRDYDLRATNYGQNIEEGEVLPVKEVVSASYVQIVDESLGNCDEIDIKEESILG; encoded by the coding sequence ATGTCAAAAACTTGTATCGTTTGTAATTCCTGGCCCGAATTTCAGCGATTTTCCGAAAATGACTTGTTCGAGCTCGTTTCTGTGACCTCCGAAGATACCGCAATGTTGGATTGGTTATCGATGAATGTTATTTATAACGATATTGATCCCTCTATCTGCGAGGCCcactttttaaaagaaaatttcacgcGAGATTGCGACGAACGAGGCTTACCTCTTCTCCAATTGGCGAATAATTCAGTAACTCCGACTTTTGTGACGTACGAAGAGTGTTTGTCTAATAATAGGATCAGCTCTTACACGGATTTCCTCTTGCATTATCACAAATGTCTCAATACGCAGCCAAATTGGAACATGGAAGCGACCGAAAGTGAAGTAACGTTCATGTTGAAGCGTTATGAAGTCATAATTCGCGTAAAAAGCAACATGAAAGTTATTGTGCAGGaaggaaattcaatttttgaaggcGGTTCGATATTGGAATCGAATTTAAACAACGGATTTGCCGAATTTTGGTCCAAAATGAGAAGTTTGATGCTTTTTTGTGAGGAAAATCACCCGTTAACTGATGTCATGACACGTTTGGGAGCTACCATCATGCTTGAAACGAACGATGAGGAGATGTTCAGCTCATTAGACGACGTTTTATGTTACATTAAAACGATTCTCGATGAAAATTGGCTTTACGAATCTGTCCCCGAGAACAATTTCATCGTCGGATATCAACTCCAATCAATTGGCATCCCAAGAATATCGAAATCTATAAGAGTTAACCCTGATTTTTCGATGATTGGACATGTAAGCGGCGAAATAATTGGTACAAAAAATCCCGGAACGATTCGTTTTTTGCAATCCATGAACCAGCAACCCATCGAAGTCGTTGAAACGGAAGACGAAGAAGCGAATTGGAATGTTTCTGGTGTCGATCCGTCAAATCCCGATCAAATTCAGTCGTTTGAAATGCTCGTCGAACGCATCGGGGAGCATATTTTACCCGAATGgcaagttgttgttgtcgatACGAACCTGTTGCTGTACAAAACGGATATGAGAACAATTCCAAAACTTAAAACTGTGATacgaatcaacaaaaatttgaattgttcGATGTTTGTAAATGAAACGGGGATCGTTATGAGTTCAATTATACCGGGATTCGAAGAAAGTATCTTGACTTTTACGACATTAGAGCTGTTAATGGGGGAACAAATCGAATTATCAACGAGTACGGATGACATTGTTGCTCCTGAAATCGAAGAAGGAGAAATTTTAcaggaaaaacgaagaaatgaCTTTCAAGAAGACGAACCTGCTTCAAAGAGACAATGTCCCGATGGCGATTCTGATGTCGAAATTATCACAGATGACCCTCTCGCGATAGTTGAACCGCCAAAACTACGGAAAAAATCTCTTCCCGAACCATCTTCGAGTCTCAAATGTCCCGAATGTGGCGAAGTTAAAGCTAATTCAAGCGCTTTGGCACGTCACGTGATCAAACATCAAACGGAATTCGAATGCCAGCTATGCGGGATTGTATTTTCCACGCCTCAGGAGTTACGGAGTCACATGGATTCGACGCATTCAACTACAGTATACTTCAAATGTAGGCATTGTCAAAGGACATTTGCGTTGGAAAAGGACTTAAAAACTCATATTAATGCTGAACATTCCGTAAATGAGCTCTGTCCGATATGCGATGCGCCTTTTAAAAGCATGGAAAATATGTACGAGCATATTAAAGACACCCACAGGATACGAGATCCCGAAGGAAGAAGCATTTGTCCCATTTGTCGATCCGCCTATAAGCATAGTTACACGATGAATCGCCATTTCAGAGATTGCCATATAAATTATCCGCATTTTAAACACTTGAAATGTCGATTTGATGAAAGTCCTTTGGTCACATGCAGGTTGTGTGGGTTACAAAATGAACAATATAGCTTTATGATGCGACATATGAAGCTACATTTCCcgcaaaaacggaaaaaacgaACTGTTGTAACTTTTGAACAGATTCCTGTTGAAGAAGAAGGCGAAATTTGTAGCGAAATAATCGAAAATAACGAAATTTATGACGAAATAATTACCGGAGATGACTTCCATGAAGACTTTAATTCGATAAATGATCAACAAAATTACCTCGAAGAAggagaaattcaaaattatgacCAAGAAGTTGAATTTCAATGTCCAAATTCAGGCTGTTCCTTTACTTCCAATTCAAAAGAAGCTCTCGTTATCCAttcaaaatgtcataaaaaccTGAATTTGAGTCTCCATGACGAAGCAGAAGTAATAAATCTCTCTGACGACGAAGACTCAtctaaaaaagagaaagaaaaacctTATCATTGTACAGTTTGTCCGTACAAGGGAGCAACTTACGCGAATTTGGCGCAACATCAAGGATATCAcaagtcaaattttcaatgcGACATTTGTGAGAGATATTTTCCATCGAAATTTCTCCTAACTCGTCACAGGAAAATTCATGCTGGGCGAGATTATGACCTACGTGCGACGAATTACGggcaaaatattgaagaaggGGAGGTTTTGCCTGTCAAGGAAGTCGTTAGTGCGAGTTATGTACAAATTGTTGATGAGTCGCTTGGGAATTGCGATGAAATAGATATCAAAGAAGAGTCCATATTAGGATAA